The DNA segment ATTCATGCCTCTGCTGGGACAGGGTCTGCTGCCAAGATAGAGAAGGTCAAGAGGCCCACCATAGTTGCAGCCGGTACTAGCGAGGACTGGGCCTATTTCACCTCTCGATGGTCCGATTATGTGGAGGCTACCAAGATTTCAGGCAAAGACAAAGTCGTGCAACTCCTTGAATGCTGCGATGAACCTCTTCGCAAGGACCTTACAAGATCCTCTGGTGTCAGCCTCACCACCAAGTCTGAAGCTGAGGTACTGGCGGCCATCAAGAGGCTTGCTGTGCGTGAGGAAAACACCATGGTGGCTCGCGTGGCGCTACATAACATGCGTCAGGACCGGGATGAGACAGTCCGCAGCTTCGGGGCCCGGTTGCGTGGTCAGGCAGGGATCTGTAAGTTCAACATTAAGTGCCCTGGTTGCTCTATGGATGTCAACTACACTGATGAGATACTGCGGGATGCCCTTACCAGGGGAATCGCTGACCCCGAGATTCAGCTCGACCTCTTGGGGGACAAGAACCAGACCATGGACTTAGAGGACGTCTTCCAGTTCATCGAGGCGAAGGAGGCCGGCAAGCGTTCTGCTTCATCCCTCCTGGACTCTCACGTTGTGAACTCCGCTAGCAGCTCATATCGGAAAACAAAGCAAATGCACCTCAAGGAAGGCCAAGACTTGTGTAACTACTGTGGCAAGAAGGGACATGGACGGGGTGCCCCTGCTCGCGTCCGTAAGACACAATGCGATGCATATGGACACAAATGCAGGCACTGTGATAGGTTCCACCACATGGAGAACGTATGCCGAAGCAGGACAAACCTAAACGTCTCCCTCCGGTGACCCCTGAGGACAGGAGAATGCTCTATTTGACTCCTTTTGCTCTGTTCATGGCTATGATCACTCCTGCGGAGGCCATGGCATTCCCCTTGATCATCATGTTTATGATAGCCTTAACCAAGCATGGATCAGAAGGAAGTCTTCCCCGCAACCCTTTGTAGATGTGACTGCTCTGGTTGTCCCTGATGACTACGAAGCTCTTGGATTTCGGCTCTCCTCCCCTACGATGCCTCAATCTACCCCTGCTATGGCTGACACCGGATGCCAGAGCTGCTTGGCCGGCATGAAGATAATTCGCCGCCTTGGATTATGTCAACGGGACCTCATCCCCGTCAGTATGAAGATGCGAACTGCCACTAAAGGGGGCGTCAGGATTCTTGGGGCCATTCCTTTGCGTCTGTCTGGCACGGGTGCCCGAGGCCGTACCGTCCGTACGAGACAGCTTACCTACGTCACGGACAGTTGTGATCAGCTCTTCCTCAGCCGAGAAGCTTGTGTTGGCCTTGGAATCATCTCAGATAGTTTCCCACAACTTGGTGCGACACGAGACCCGCCCCTGCAGGACATGGCTGCGGTCCTTGAGGGTCCTCATACAGGACGTGCCTGTCACTGCCCTCAACGTCAATTGCCCCCACCGCCTCCCACCTCACTACCTTTTCCGGCAACTGAGGACAACCGTGCCAAGCTCCAGCAATTCCTCCTTGATTATTACAAGAGTAGTACGTTCAACACTTGCGAACACCAACCACTGCCCCTGATGGATGGCCCTCCCCTTAAACTGATGGTGGACCCTGATGCGGCGCCTATCGCACATCACACACCTGTGCCTGTACCACTCCACTGGCGGGATGCAGTCAAGGCTGGGTTGGATCACGATGTTCAGCTGGGTGTGATTGAACCTGTACCTGTTGGAGAGCCTGTCACTTGGTGCCATAGGATGGTTGTGTGTGCCAAGAAGAATGGCAAACCAAGAAGGACTGTTGACTTCCAGGCCCTCAATGCTCATGCAACCCGCGAGACACACCACACTCAATCCCCTTTTCTCCAAGCGAGGTCAGTTCCACATGGCAAGAAGAAGACTGTCTGTGATGCTTGGAATGGCTACCACAGTGTACCCATCTGCCAGGAAGATCGCCATCTCACAACATTCATCACACCCTGGGGTAGATACCGCTACAAAACTGCACCTCAGGGTTACATCGCTTCTGGTGATGGCTACACCAGGC comes from the Lytechinus variegatus isolate NC3 chromosome 9, Lvar_3.0, whole genome shotgun sequence genome and includes:
- the LOC121421817 gene encoding uncharacterized protein LOC121421817, translating into MPIVSCPIPGCDYATPDLDASIVAALLTTHSTIHASAGTGSAAKIEKVKRPTIVAAGTSEDWAYFTSRWSDYVEATKISGKDKVVQLLECCDEPLRKDLTRSSGVSLTTKSEAEVLAAIKRLAVREENTMVARVALHNMRQDRDETVRSFGARLRGQAGICKFNIKCPGCSMDVNYTDEILRDALTRGIADPEIQLDLLGDKNQTMDLEDVFQFIEAKEAGKRSASSLLDSHVVNSASSSYRKTKQMHLKEGQDLCNYCGKKGHGRGAPARVRKTQCDAYGHKCRHCDRFHHMENVCRSRTNLNVSLR